From Jiangella mangrovi:
CGATCCCCTCGGGGCCGTGGACGTGCGACTGCCCGAACAGCGAGTCCTTCCAGCCTCCGAACGAGTAGTAGGCCATGGGCACCGGGATCGGCACGTTGACGCCGATCATGCCGACCCGCACGCCGCGCTGGAACCGTCGCGCCGCCTCGCCGGAGCTCGTGAAGATCGCGGTGCCGTTGCCGTACGGGTTCGCGTTGATCAGCGCGATCGCCTCGTCGACGTCGGAGGCGCGGACGACGGAGAGCACCGGCCCGAAGATCTCGTCGCGGTACACGTCCATCGACGGCGTGACGTGGTCGAGCACCGTCGGGCCGACGAAGAAGCCGTCCTCGTGGCCTGGCACGACCAGGCCGCGCCCGTCGACGGCCACCGTCGCGCCCTGCTTCTCGCCGGTGTCGACGTAGCCGGCGATGCGGTCGCGTGCGGCGGCCGTAATGACCGGGCCCATCTCGCTGGCCTCGTCGCGGCCCGGCCCGACGCGGACGGCTGCCGCCTTCGCGGCCACGACGTCGACCAGCCGGTCGGCGCCGTCGCCCACCGCCACGGCCGCCGAGATCGCCATGCATCGCTCCCCCGCCGACCCCATGGCCGCGGCCACCAGGTGGTCCGAGGCGTAGTCGAGGTCGGCGTCGGGCAGGACGACGGCGTGGTTCTTCGCGCCGCCGAGCGCCTGCACGCGCTTGCCGTTCGCGCTGGCCCGCTCGTAGATGTAGCGGGCGATCGGGGTCGAGCCGACGAACGACACCGCCGCCACGTCGGGGTGGTCCAGCAGCGCGTCGACGGCGGCCTTGTCGCCGTGCACCACGTTGAAGACGCCCTCGGGCAGGCCCGCCTCGGCCCATAGCGAGGCCACCAGCAGCGACGCCGACGGATCCCGCTCGCTGGGCTTCAGCACGAACGCGTTGCCGCAGGCGATGGCCACCGGGTGCATCCACATCGGCACCATGACCGGGAAGTTGAACGGGGTGATGCCGGCGACCACGCCCAGCGGCTCGCGGAAGCTGTACACGTCGACGCCGGTGGACACCTGGTCGGAGAAGTCACCCTTGAGCAGGTGCGGGATGCCGCAGGCGAACTCGACGACCTCGAGGCCGCGCTGCACCTCGCCGAGCGCGTCGGAGACGACCTTGCCGTGCTCGTCGGCGATGACCTCGGCCAGCTCGCGGGCGTGCCGGTGGACCAGCTCGCGGAACGCGAACAGCACCCGGGTCCGCTGCGACAGCGAGGCCTGCGACCAGTTCTCGAACGCGGATCGGGCCGCCGTGACTGCGACATCGATGTCCCCCGGCTCGGCCAGCAGGACCTCGGCCTGCTGCTCGCCCGTCGCCGGGTTCCACACCGGCGCCGTGCGGGTGGAGCCGGCCCGCGTCGCCGCGCCGCCGATCCAGTGCTCGATCGTCCTCATGCGTCACTCCCGTCCGAAGCCGGCCCGGCCAGCGGCCGCTGCGCCTTCTTCTGCCGCTCGTACTCCGCCCGCGCCGCCCTGGTGGTGTCCAGTGCCGCCGTCTCACTGACGGGGACGTCCCACCAGGCGTCGCTGTCCGGCGCCCCGGCCAGCGGGTCGGTCTCGACGTGGATCAGGACGGGACCGCTGTCGGCCGGCGCCGCCTTCGCGTCGCGCAGCGCCGAGCGCAACTCTGCCACCGTCGTCACCCGGACGACGCGCACCCCCAGGCTGGCGGCGTTGGCGGCAAGGTCGACGGGGAGGACGTCGCCGTCCAGCCGGCCGCTCGCCGCGTCGCGGAACCGGTAGGCCGTCCCGAACCGCTGCGACCCGAGCGACTCCGACAGCGAGCCGATCGAGGCGAAGCCGTGGTTCTGCACGAGCACCACGACGATCTTGATCCGCTCCTGGACGGCGGTGACCAGCTCCTGCGCCATCATCAGGTACGACCCGTCGCCGACCAGCACGAACACGTCGCGGTCGGGGGCCGCCATGCGCACACCCACGCCCGCCGCGATCTCGTAGCCCATGGTCGAGTAGCCGTACTCGACGTGGTAGCCCTTCGGGTCGCGCGTGCGCCACAGCTTGTGCAGCTCGCCGGGCATCGAGCCGGCCGCGTTCACCACGACGTCGCGTGGCCCGCCGGCCTCGTTCACGGCGCCGATGACCTCGGTCTGCGCGGGCAGCGGCTGGTGGCCGGCGGTGTAGGCGGCTTCGACGACGGCGTCCCATTCCGTGTTCGCCCGGGCGGCGCCGGCGCGGTACGACGGCGGCACCTGCCAGCCGGCCAGGGCCTCCGTCAGTGCCTCGAGCGCCGCCCGCGCGTCGGCGACCAGCGGCAGCCCGGCGTGCTTGGCGCCGTCGAACCCGGCGACGTTGACGTTGACGAACCGCACGCCGGGGTCCTGGAACGCCGTCCGCGACGCCGTCGTGAAGTCGCTGTAGCGGGTGCCGATGCCGATGACCACGTCCGCCTCGCGCGCGAACCGGTTGGCGCCCGGCGTCCCCGTCGCCCCGACGGCGCCCAGCGCGAGCGGATGGTCGTACGGCAGGCTGCCCTTGCCGGCCTGGGTCTCGGCGACCGGGATGCCGGTGGCCTCGGCGAACGCCCGCAACGCGTCGGTCGCCTCGCTGTAGATCACCCCGCCGCCGGCGACGATGAGCGGCCGCCGCGCACTTCTGACGACGGAGACGGCGCGGTCCAGCGCGGCCGGCTCCGGAACGGCCCGCGGGACGTGCCAGACGCGCTTCGCGAACAGCTCCGCGGGCCAGTCGTACGCCTCGGCCTGCACGTCCTGCGGCATCGCCAGCGTCACGGCGCCGGTCTCGGCCGGGTCCGTGAGCACGCGCATCGCGCCGAGCAGCGCGGCCGGCAGCTGCTCCGGCCGCCAGACCCGGTCGAAGAACCGCGACACCGGCCGGAACGCGTCGTTGACGGTGACCTCGGGCGCGTGCGGCACCTCGAGCTGCTGCAGGACGGGGTCGGCGACCCGCGTCGCGAACACGTCGCCGGGCAGCAGCAGCACCGGCAGCCGATTGATGGTCGCGACCGCCGCGCCGGTGACCATGTTCGTCGCGCCCGGCCCGATCGAGGACGTGCAGGCCAGCGTCGACAGCCGGTTGCGCATGCGGGCGTAGCCGACGGCGGCGTGCACCATGCCCTGCTCGTTGCGGGCCTGGTGGTACGGCAGCGCTCGCGGGTCGGACAGCTCGGCCTCGAGCAGCGCCTCGCCCAGGCCGGCCACGTTGCCGTGCCCGAAGATGCCGAAGCAGCCCTCGATCAGCCGGTGCTCGACTCCGTCGCGCTCGGTGAACTGCGCGGCCAGGAACCGGACCGTCGCCTGCGCGACCGTCAGCCTCATCGTTCGTCCTCCGTGCGTCCCATCGGGAGTCGCGGGTCGCGCTCGAGCGACGCCCACTCGTCGCGGACCCAGGCGTGCGCGGGGTCGTCGCTGATCAGCCACTCGCGGGTGGCCCCCGGACCGGCCATGACGTTCAGGTAGTACAGGTGGTAGCCGGGCGCGGCCATCGACGGACCGTGCCAGCCGTGCGGCACCAGCACGACGTCGCCGGTGCGCACCTCGGCGACCACGTCGATCGGCCGGTCCTCGGTGCCGTAGACCCGGTGGTAGCCGATGCCCGGGCCGTTCGGGCCGTCGCCGACCTCGAAGTAGTAGATCTCCTCCAGCTCCGACTCCCGGCCGGGCGCGTCGACGTCGTGCTTGTGCGGCGGGTACGACGACCAGTTGCCGGCCGGTGTGATCACCTCGACGGCGATCAGCCGGTCCGCCTCGAACGCGTCGGCGGCGCCGAAGTTGTGCACCTGACGGGTGGAGCTGCCGGCGCCGCGGAGCTCGACGGCGACGGCATCGGCCGCGAGGTAGCGCGCGGCGAGTCTGGTGCGGCACGGTGCGGCCGGCAGTGCGAACCGAGCCCCGTCCGCATCGCTTGCCGCAGCTGTCACCGTCACCACGGAGTCCCGCGGGACGTAGACGGTGTCCGTCGGGCCGCTGAACACGTTCGGCCGGCCCGCCAGCTCGAACCGTTCGCCGTCGACGACGACCGTCCCGCCCCCGCTGAGCGGCAGCACGAACAGCTCCTCGTCGCCGGTGCCGAACTCGTGCGAGTCGCCCGGCCCGAGCTCGAGGACGCGCAGCGACGTCCACCGCCAGCCCTCGACGGCCGACGGCGTCAGCTCGGTCGCGTAGGGGCCGCGGCCCGCGCTGCCGGCCGGCCAGTACCAACGCTCGCTCATAGCAGGCTCACCGCCGTGTCGACCGCCGCCGCGACGTCGCCGTCGGGCGGGTAGAGGAGGGTGCGCCCGACCACCAGGCCGAGCGCCGTCGGCAGCCGGAGGACCTTCTCCCACTGCCGGAACGCCGCGTCCGGGTCCTCGGGCACCTCGCCGCCCAGCAGCACCGCCGGCAGCGTCGACGCCGCGAGCACCCGCTCCATGCCGGCCGGGTCGTCGTCGACCACCGGCAGCTTCAACCAGGTGTACGCCGAGGTGTTGCCCAGACCGGCGGCCACCGTCACCGACCGGATCACCGCCTCGGTCGAGAGGTCGTTGCGCAGCCGGCCGGTCGCGTCTCGGTGCGAGATGAACGGCTCGACCAGCGCGATCGTGTGACGGACGGCGAGCGAGTCGACGGCGCGCGCGCACGCCTCGAGCGCCGGCGCGGTCGCGGGGTCGTCGGGGTCGATGCGCAGCAGCATCTTGCCCATCTCGAACCCCATGGCCGCGATGCCGGCGGCGTCGTAGCCGGTGAACCGGTCGTCGACCTCGAACACCGTCCCGGCCAGGCCGCCGCGGTTCATCGAGCCGACGACCACCTTGCCGTCGAGCGCGCCGAGCAGCAGCAGGTCCTCGAGCACGTCCGCCGTCGCCAGCACGCCGTTGACGCCGGGGCGTTCGAGCGCGACCACCAGCCGGTCCAGCAGCTCGCCGCGGTCGGCCATGGCCAGCGCGTCGGGGCCGGCCCGCAGCGCGCCGCGCGCCGGGTGGTCGGCGGCGATCACCATGAGCTTGCCGGTCGGCCCCAGCAGCCCGTCCGGGCGGCGACGCCGCGCCGCAGCCTCGGCGATGGCGCTCGGCCGGTGGATACGCGTGTCGACGATGGTGCGCAGGCGGTCAGCGGACATCGGCACCCTCCGTCGTGCTGAGGAACGTCACGACCTCGCCCGTCGTCGGCATCGCGTCGGAGCATGCCAGCCGGGTCGCGACGATGGCGCCGGCGGCGTTGGCGAACCTCGTCGCCCGCGCCAGCGGCCAGCCGGAGAGCAGGCCGTGGCACAGCGCGCCGCCGAACGCGTCGCCCGCGCCGAGCCCGTTGAGGACGTCGACGAGGATCGGCGCGACGTCGTGCTCGCCGGTGTCGTCGACGGCCAGCACGCCCTTCGGCCCCTGCTTGACGACGGCGACGGCGACGCCGTGGTCGTCGCGCAGAGCGGCCGCGGCCGCACGCGGGTCGCGGGTGCCGACCGCCGTCTCGCACTCGTCGAGATTGCCGACGGCGTGGGTGACGTGGGCGAGCGCCTCCTGGACGACCGGCCGGGCCGCCTCGCGGGAGTCCCAGAACATCGGCCGCCAGTCGAGGTCGAGGACGGTGATGCCGTTCTTCCCGCGGGCGCGCAGGGCGGCCAGGGTCGCCGACCGGCTGGGCTCCTGGCAGAGCCCGGTCACCGTCACCCAGAAGATGCCCGCACCCCGGACGGCGTCGAGATCCAGCTGGCTCGCGGTGAGCTGGAGATCCGGCGCCGTCGGCGTGCGGCCGTAGAAGTAGATCGGGAAGTCGTCGGGTGGGAAGATCTCGCAGAGCGTGACGGGCGTGGCCAGGCCGTCGACCGCCGTGACGAACCGGTCGTCGACGCCGTAGCCCTTCAGCGCCTTGTGTACGAACCGGCCGAGCGGGTCGTCGCCGGTCCGGGTGACGACGGCGGAGCGGCGGCCGTGCCGGGCGGCCGCGACGGCGACGTTGGTGGCCGAGCCGCCGAGGTACTTGGTGAACGTCGTGACGTCCTCCAGACCGACGCCCGCCTGATTGGGATAGATGTCGACGCCGACCCGGCCCATGGTCAGCACCTCGATCGGCTGGTTCACGCCCGGACCTCGCTGATCCGCACCGGCCGGTTCTCGCGGCGCGAGAGGGTGGCGGCCTCGGCGACGTAGAAGCTCTCCAGCGCGTCGGCGACGGTGCACGGGCTCTCGCGCTCGCCGCGCGCGACGTCGACGAAGGCGGCGATCTCGGCCTCGTAGGCGGGCCGGAACCGGGACCAGAACTCGCGGAACGGCTGGTCGGCCGGGAAGGTCACGCCCGGCTCGGCGGAGGTCAGCGCGGCGTGGTCGTCGAGGCCGACGGCGTACGTGCCGGCCGTGCCCGCGACCTCCATGCGCACGTCGTAGCCGGCGCCGTTGTACCGCGACCCTTGCAGCGTCGCGAGCGTGCCGTCGTCGAGGGTGAGGACGGCCGCGGACTCGTCGACGTCGCCGCTGGTGGCGAAGACCTCGGCGCCGCGGTTCGCACCTGTCGCGTACACCGTCACGACCTCGCGGCCGGTCACCCAGCGCAGCACGTCGAAGTCATGGATATGGCAGTCGCGGAAGATGCCGCCGGAGGTGGGGACGTACGACGGGTGCGGCGGCTCGGCGTCGGCGGTGATCAGGTGAACGCGGCGGACCTCGCCGAGGGTGCCGTCGCGCACCGCCGCGCGGGCGGCGACGTAGCCGGCGTCGAAGCGGCGCTGGAAGCCGATCTGGGTGGGGACGTTCGCGGCCTCGACGGCGGCCAGGACGGCGAGCGTGCCGGCGACGTCGGCCGCGACCGGCTTCTCGCAGAACACCGGCAGCCCCGCCTCGGCGGCGGCGATCATCAGCTCGGCGTGGGCGGACGTCGCGGCGGCGATGACGACGGCGTCGACCCGTTCGAAGGCCTCGCGCACGGTCGCGACGGCCTCGACCCCGAGCTCGTCGGCGACCTTCCGGGCCCGCACCCCGTCGGCGTCGGCCACCCGCACCGTCGTGACGGCCGGATGGTCGCGGACGACCTGCGCGTGTGCCGCTCCGATGCGGCCTACCCCCACGAACCCCACGCGCATGGACGCTCCCTCCGTTTGTCCTGACAAACTAACATGCTGACGAAATCGGCCGAGTCCATGTCCTGCGATCCGGACGGCCTCCGCCGGTCTATCGTGGAAGCGCATTCCTCCACGAGGACAGGAGATCCATGGCCGAGCAACCGCGCGGTTCGGTCACACTGATGGACGTCGCCGCCCGGGCCGGGGTCTCGTTGGCCACGGCGTCGCGCGCCCTGAACGGCAGCACGCGCAAGGTCGGCGACGACCTCCGCGAGCGCGTTCTCGCCGCCGCCCGCAGCCTCAACTACGCCCCCAACGCGCAGGCGCAGGCCATGGCGCGCGGCCGCACCAATGTCGTCGGCCTGGTGGTGCACGACATCGCCGACCCGTACTTCTCCTCCATCGCCGCCGGCGTCATGGAGGCCGCCGAGGGCCACCAGGTGCTGGTCACGCTCGGCAGCACGCTGCGCAGTCCCGGCCGCGAGGTTGACTACCTCGTGGCGCTACGGGGGCAGCGCAGCCGCGCGGTCATCCTCGCCGGCAGCCGCATGGACGACAGCACCGTCGCCGACGCGCTGCGCCGCGAGATCGACATCTTCGAGAACGACGGCGGCATCGTCGTCGCCATCTCGCAGAAGCAGCTCCCCGTCGACACCGTCGTCATCGAGAACCGCCTCGGCGCCCGCGACCTCGCCGCCTCGCTGGTCGACCTGGGGTATCGCCGCTTCGGCGTGCTCGCCGGACCCGACGCCATGCTCACCGCGCGCGACCGCGTCCACGGCTTCCGCGAGGGCCTCGGCCGCGCCGGCATCGACCTCGACCCCGCCTTCGTCGTCCACGGCGCGTTCACCCGCGACGGCGGCCACCAGGCCATGGGCTCGCTCCTCGGCGCCGTCAGCGCCGGCGACCTCGACTGCGTCTTCGCCGTCAACGACGTCATGGCCGTCGGCGCCATGGTCGCCTGCCGCGAGAACGGGCTGACGGTGCCGCAGGACCTCGGCCTGGCCGGGTTCGACGACATCAGCACCCTGCGCGACATCAACCCGGCCCTGACCACGGTGCGGCTGCCGCTCGAGAAGGTCGGCGCCACGGCCTTCGAGCTCGTCGTCAGCGCCGCCGAGCGGACCAAGGCCCGCACCCGGCGCATCAAGGGCGAGGTCGTCCTCCGTCAGAGCACCCGCCCAGCCGTCACGCCGTAGCGCGGGCGCCGAGCCGGGGCGCACTCACTGTTGATCATGGAGAAGGGCGGCTTCCGAGACGCCGTTGAGCCGACTGCCGAGCCACAGTGCGACCCCGGCCAGCGCGGCCCCGAGCACCGCGCCGAGGGTGTTCGAGAGCCAGTCGTTCGTCGAGCAGGACCGGCCGAGGGCCGGGACGAGCGCCTGCACCAGCTCGATCAGCGCCGAGAGGGCGCTCGCGGCGAGCAGCGCCGCGACCGGGCGCCGGGTGAGGACGCCGGCGAGCAGCACCAGGGGCGCGAACAGGACGACGTTGGCCATCAGCTCGACGGCGCCGAGCGTGGGCACGGACCACTCGACCGCGCACCCGGCGTCGAGCTCGCGGCTGGTGGGCACCAGCGTGAGCATCGCGACCGGCACCAGCGACAGCCCGAGCAGTACGCGCGTCACCCGCGGCCGCCGGACCAGCCACGCTCCGGCGAGCGGCCCCAGGACGACCAGCACGACGAGCGCCGTCGTCGTCATCCAGGGATGTTCGACGAGGACGGTACTGATCACGGCCCGCACTCTACGTGGCGGCATCGGCGCCCACGGGCCGAACGCACACACGGGTAAGCGCCTTCCCACCTGCGCCGACCATTTGGCCAGGTGGGACGACTAATTCCGCTCCGGTGGGGCTGTCGCGAGCGGCCCGGAGCGTTCCACACCGCTCCGACCTGGCGTCATTCCCTGCACGAGAGAGGTTGCGCGCCCGCGCCGGGACACCGTACGGTGTGTGGGCAAGCGCTTTCCCGCAGGCGGGCGCCGTCCTCTGGAGGTGGCATGGCAGTCAAGTCGCTCGGTGTCGTGATGAACGGCGTCACCGGCCGGATGGGATACCGGCAGCACCTGGTCCGGTCGATCATCGCGATCAACGAGCAGGGTGGGGTCGAGCTGTCCGACGGCTCCCGCGTCACGCTCGATCCGGTGCTGGTCGGCCGCAACGAGGAGAAGCTGCGCGACATCGCGACGCGGCACGGCCTCGAGCGCTGGACCACCGACCTCGACGCCGCGCTCAGCGACGCCGCCAACGTCGTCTACTTCGACGCCCAGCTCACGTCCGTGCGCGAGGAGGCGATCGTCAAGGCGATCGAGGCCGGCAAGCACATCTACACCGAGAAGCCGGTGTCCGAGACCGTCGACGGCGCGCTCGCCCTGGCCAAGCAGGCCAAGGTCGCCGGTGTGAAGAACGGCGTCGTGCACGACAAGCTGTTCCTGCCCGGCCTGCTCAAGCTGCGCCGGCTGATCGAGAGCGGGTTCTTCGGCCGCATCCTGTCGGTGCGTGGCGAGTTCGGCTACTGGGTGTTCGAGGGCGACTGGCAGGAGGCGCAGCGGCCGAGCTGGAACTACCGCAGCGAGGACGGCGGCGGCATCGTCGTCGACATGTTCTGCCACTGGGACTACGTGCTGACGAACCTCTTCGGCCGGGTCGAGGCGGTCACCGCGCGCGCCGTCACGCACATCCCGGAGCGCTGGGACGAGCGCGGCGAGCGCTACGACGTCACGGCCGACGACGCCGCGTACGCGATCTTCGAGCTGGCCGGCGGCGTGGTCGCGCAGTTCAACTCGTCGTGGGCGGTCCGCGTGCACCGCGACGAGCTGCTCGAGCTGCAGGTCGACGGCACCCTCGGCAGCGCCGTCGCCGGCCTGCACCACTGCGTCATCCAGCCGCGCACCGCCACCCCGCGGCCCACGTGGAACCCCGATCTCGCCGACGAGCAGCGCTACCGCGACCAGTGGCAGGACGTCCCCGACAACTCACCGCCGCAGAACGGGTTCAAGGCACAGTGGGAGCAGTTCGTGCGGCACGTGACGGAGGACGCGCCGCACCCCTACGACTTCCTCGCCGGGGCGCGCGGCGTGCGGCTGGCCCAGGCCGGGCTGCAGTCCTCCGCCGACGGCTGCCGGGTCGAGCTGCCGGAGCTGTCCCTGTGAGCGGCGACGGCGTCAGCGTGCGGTTGCCGGGACGGACCCACGTCATGGCGGAGCCGCGCGCGTGGTCTCGACCCGACGGGCCGCTGACGTCGCGGATGGCGTTCGCCGCCGCCCACGTCGTCGCCGATCCGCTCGGCGAGAACCGGCCGGGAGCTCCCGCCGTCGTCGACTGGGAGCACACGCTGGGGTTCCGGCGGCACCTGTGGTCGTACGGGCTGGGCGTCGCCGAGGCGATGGACACCGCGCAGCGCGGCATGGGCCTCGACTGGGCCGCCACGCAGGAGCTGATCCGGCGCAGCGCGGCCGAGGCGCGCGCCGTCGGCGGCCGGATCGCGGCGGGTGCCGGGACCGACCAGCTGGCCGGCGCCGCCGCGGGGCTCGACGAGGTCGCGGCCGCGTACGAGGAGCAGCTCGCCGTCGTCGAGGACGCGGGCGCGCAGGTCATCCTCATGGCCAGCCGGCAGCTGGCCGCCGTCGCCACCGGCCCGGACGACTATCGGAAGATCTACGACCGGCTGCTCGCGCAGGTGTCGTCGCCGGTGATCCTGCACTGGCTGGGACCGATGTTCGACCCCGCGCTGGCCGGCTACTGGGGCGCTGGGGATGTGGCCGTCGCGGCCGATCACGTGGTGGCGCTGATCTCGGACCACGCGTCGAAGGTCGACGGCATCAAGGTCTCGCTGCTGGACGCCCGGTTCGAGGAGGGCCTGCGGGCGCGACTGCTGCCGCTCGGCGTGCGTCTCTACACCGGCGACGACTTCGACTACCCAACACTGATCCGCGGCGACGCGGCCGGGCACTCGGACGCGCTGCTCGGGATCTTCGCGGCCATCGCGCCGGCGGCGTCGGCGGCGCTGCAGGCACTGGACCGCGGCGACCTGGCCGCCTACGACGCCGCCTTCGCGCCGACGGTGCCGCTGGCCCGGCACGTGTTCGGCGCGCCGACCTATTACTACAAGACCGGCATCGCGTTCCTGTCCTGGCTGTCCGGGCTGCAGCCGGGGTTCGTCATGGTCGGCGGGCTGCAGAGCGCACGGTCGCTCCCCCACCTGGTGACGACGTTCGAGCTGGCGGACGCGGCGGGGTTGTTCCCCGATCCTCCGCTGGCGGCGGCGCGGCTGTCGTCGTTGCTGGCGACGTACGGGGTGGCGTGATGGACCGGCTGTCGCTGAACCAGCGGACCACCGAACGCTGGTCCGTCGCCGAGGCCGTCGACGGCTGCGTGCGGGCCGGGCTGCAGTGGATCGGCCTGTGGCGCGAGCCGGTGCAGGCCTGTGGCGTTGCGCAAGCGGCGCGGCTGGTCGCCGACGCCGGGCTGCGGGTGTCGTCGCTCTGCCGGGGCGGCTTCATCACGGCTTTCCCGGGGTCGTCGCGCGACGCCGCCCTCGACGACAACCGGCGAGCCATCGACGAGGCGGCCGCGCTCGGGGCGGAGTGCCTGGTGCTGGTGGTCGGCGGCCTGCCTGACGGGTCGCGGGACCTGGCGGGGGCGCGGTCGCGGGTGGCGGACGGCGTGGGTGCGCTGGTTCCGTACGCGGAGGCTTCGGGGGTGCGGCTGGCGCTGGAGCCCATGCATCCGCTGTACTGCGCGGATCGTGGCGTGCTGTCGACGCTCGACCAGGCCCTGGACATGGCGGCCCCCTTCGCGCCGTCCTCGGTCGGC
This genomic window contains:
- a CDS encoding Gfo/Idh/MocA family protein, coding for MAVKSLGVVMNGVTGRMGYRQHLVRSIIAINEQGGVELSDGSRVTLDPVLVGRNEEKLRDIATRHGLERWTTDLDAALSDAANVVYFDAQLTSVREEAIVKAIEAGKHIYTEKPVSETVDGALALAKQAKVAGVKNGVVHDKLFLPGLLKLRRLIESGFFGRILSVRGEFGYWVFEGDWQEAQRPSWNYRSEDGGGIVVDMFCHWDYVLTNLFGRVEAVTARAVTHIPERWDERGERYDVTADDAAYAIFELAGGVVAQFNSSWAVRVHRDELLELQVDGTLGSAVAGLHHCVIQPRTATPRPTWNPDLADEQRYRDQWQDVPDNSPPQNGFKAQWEQFVRHVTEDAPHPYDFLAGARGVRLAQAGLQSSADGCRVELPELSL
- the iolC gene encoding 5-dehydro-2-deoxygluconokinase, whose product is MNQPIEVLTMGRVGVDIYPNQAGVGLEDVTTFTKYLGGSATNVAVAAARHGRRSAVVTRTGDDPLGRFVHKALKGYGVDDRFVTAVDGLATPVTLCEIFPPDDFPIYFYGRTPTAPDLQLTASQLDLDAVRGAGIFWVTVTGLCQEPSRSATLAALRARGKNGITVLDLDWRPMFWDSREAARPVVQEALAHVTHAVGNLDECETAVGTRDPRAAAAALRDDHGVAVAVVKQGPKGVLAVDDTGEHDVAPILVDVLNGLGAGDAFGGALCHGLLSGWPLARATRFANAAGAIVATRLACSDAMPTTGEVVTFLSTTEGADVR
- the iolD gene encoding 3D-(3,5/4)-trihydroxycyclohexane-1,2-dione acylhydrolase (decyclizing); protein product: MRLTVAQATVRFLAAQFTERDGVEHRLIEGCFGIFGHGNVAGLGEALLEAELSDPRALPYHQARNEQGMVHAAVGYARMRNRLSTLACTSSIGPGATNMVTGAAVATINRLPVLLLPGDVFATRVADPVLQQLEVPHAPEVTVNDAFRPVSRFFDRVWRPEQLPAALLGAMRVLTDPAETGAVTLAMPQDVQAEAYDWPAELFAKRVWHVPRAVPEPAALDRAVSVVRSARRPLIVAGGGVIYSEATDALRAFAEATGIPVAETQAGKGSLPYDHPLALGAVGATGTPGANRFAREADVVIGIGTRYSDFTTASRTAFQDPGVRFVNVNVAGFDGAKHAGLPLVADARAALEALTEALAGWQVPPSYRAGAARANTEWDAVVEAAYTAGHQPLPAQTEVIGAVNEAGGPRDVVVNAAGSMPGELHKLWRTRDPKGYHVEYGYSTMGYEIAAGVGVRMAAPDRDVFVLVGDGSYLMMAQELVTAVQERIKIVVVLVQNHGFASIGSLSESLGSQRFGTAYRFRDAASGRLDGDVLPVDLAANAASLGVRVVRVTTVAELRSALRDAKAAPADSGPVLIHVETDPLAGAPDSDAWWDVPVSETAALDTTRAARAEYERQKKAQRPLAGPASDGSDA
- a CDS encoding CoA-acylating methylmalonate-semialdehyde dehydrogenase, whose translation is MRTIEHWIGGAATRAGSTRTAPVWNPATGEQQAEVLLAEPGDIDVAVTAARSAFENWSQASLSQRTRVLFAFRELVHRHARELAEVIADEHGKVVSDALGEVQRGLEVVEFACGIPHLLKGDFSDQVSTGVDVYSFREPLGVVAGITPFNFPVMVPMWMHPVAIACGNAFVLKPSERDPSASLLVASLWAEAGLPEGVFNVVHGDKAAVDALLDHPDVAAVSFVGSTPIARYIYERASANGKRVQALGGAKNHAVVLPDADLDYASDHLVAAAMGSAGERCMAISAAVAVGDGADRLVDVVAAKAAAVRVGPGRDEASEMGPVITAAARDRIAGYVDTGEKQGATVAVDGRGLVVPGHEDGFFVGPTVLDHVTPSMDVYRDEIFGPVLSVVRASDVDEAIALINANPYGNGTAIFTSSGEAARRFQRGVRVGMIGVNVPIPVPMAYYSFGGWKDSLFGQSHVHGPEGIAFYTRAKVVTARWPRVEHQVAASYHFPTAT
- the iolB gene encoding 5-deoxy-glucuronate isomerase translates to MSERWYWPAGSAGRGPYATELTPSAVEGWRWTSLRVLELGPGDSHEFGTGDEELFVLPLSGGGTVVVDGERFELAGRPNVFSGPTDTVYVPRDSVVTVTAAASDADGARFALPAAPCRTRLAARYLAADAVAVELRGAGSSTRQVHNFGAADAFEADRLIAVEVITPAGNWSSYPPHKHDVDAPGRESELEEIYYFEVGDGPNGPGIGYHRVYGTEDRPIDVVAEVRTGDVVLVPHGWHGPSMAAPGYHLYYLNVMAGPGATREWLISDDPAHAWVRDEWASLERDPRLPMGRTEDER
- a CDS encoding Cgl0159 family (beta/alpha)8-fold protein, with translation MSADRLRTIVDTRIHRPSAIAEAAARRRRPDGLLGPTGKLMVIAADHPARGALRAGPDALAMADRGELLDRLVVALERPGVNGVLATADVLEDLLLLGALDGKVVVGSMNRGGLAGTVFEVDDRFTGYDAAGIAAMGFEMGKMLLRIDPDDPATAPALEACARAVDSLAVRHTIALVEPFISHRDATGRLRNDLSTEAVIRSVTVAAGLGNTSAYTWLKLPVVDDDPAGMERVLAASTLPAVLLGGEVPEDPDAAFRQWEKVLRLPTALGLVVGRTLLYPPDGDVAAAVDTAVSLL
- a CDS encoding VanZ family protein → MISTVLVEHPWMTTTALVVLVVLGPLAGAWLVRRPRVTRVLLGLSLVPVAMLTLVPTSRELDAGCAVEWSVPTLGAVELMANVVLFAPLVLLAGVLTRRPVAALLAASALSALIELVQALVPALGRSCSTNDWLSNTLGAVLGAALAGVALWLGSRLNGVSEAALLHDQQ
- a CDS encoding Gfo/Idh/MocA family protein, producing the protein MRVGFVGVGRIGAAHAQVVRDHPAVTTVRVADADGVRARKVADELGVEAVATVREAFERVDAVVIAAATSAHAELMIAAAEAGLPVFCEKPVAADVAGTLAVLAAVEAANVPTQIGFQRRFDAGYVAARAAVRDGTLGEVRRVHLITADAEPPHPSYVPTSGGIFRDCHIHDFDVLRWVTGREVVTVYATGANRGAEVFATSGDVDESAAVLTLDDGTLATLQGSRYNGAGYDVRMEVAGTAGTYAVGLDDHAALTSAEPGVTFPADQPFREFWSRFRPAYEAEIAAFVDVARGERESPCTVADALESFYVAEAATLSRRENRPVRISEVRA
- a CDS encoding LacI family DNA-binding transcriptional regulator, producing MAEQPRGSVTLMDVAARAGVSLATASRALNGSTRKVGDDLRERVLAAARSLNYAPNAQAQAMARGRTNVVGLVVHDIADPYFSSIAAGVMEAAEGHQVLVTLGSTLRSPGREVDYLVALRGQRSRAVILAGSRMDDSTVADALRREIDIFENDGGIVVAISQKQLPVDTVVIENRLGARDLAASLVDLGYRRFGVLAGPDAMLTARDRVHGFREGLGRAGIDLDPAFVVHGAFTRDGGHQAMGSLLGAVSAGDLDCVFAVNDVMAVGAMVACRENGLTVPQDLGLAGFDDISTLRDINPALTTVRLPLEKVGATAFELVVSAAERTKARTRRIKGEVVLRQSTRPAVTP